TTTCACCCGCCACAAGTATCACGCCCCCCGGATCAACCCCGCAATCTGCCGCGTATCGACGGTGCTGGCTCGTTGCTGGATTTCACCGGCGTAGTTGGACTGCATGGCTTTGCCCTGTTCAAGCAGTGAGGAGAAAATCTGCTTGAGCTGGTCCATGCTGATGGAGCGACCGCTGGCGTAGTATTCCTTGGCCACTTGGCCCAGGGCGTAGGTTGTGGCAAAGGAGAACGCCGAACCTGTCGCGGCGCTGCCCAGACCGCCCAGCAACCCGCCGCCGACCTTTTTCAAGATGCCGCCCAGCAGCTTGCGGCCCATCTGTTCCACATACTGGCCGGTCAAGCCGATGCCCAGGGTTGCGGCAAAATCCTTGATATGCCCCCGGTCCAGTTCAAAGCCGTAGGCCTTGCCCACCTTGTACACCATCTTCATTTGCAGCGGGAGAATCGCCATGGAGGACAGGGACTGGGGCAGGAGTTCCAATGCACCGTTGAGAATGGCGGTGTTGAGGATCATCTTGTCCAGTTCGGCGGTGTTGGCCCGCGGCTTGTCGGCCACGGCGGGAAGCGGTTCAGTTTCCGTCTCAAAGGAATACTCCGCGATTTCCGCTGCCTCCGAGGCAAAAGCCGTTGCTGCCTGGGCATCCAGCCCCAAGGCCGAGCGCAAACGTTCAAGAAAGGCAACTTCCGCCTCGGTGTTCACTCCGTCCGCATCGCAGACGCACACAGCCATTTCATAAGCCAACTGCCGAGCCTCCGGGGTGGAGAGGTCCGCGACGGCATCGTCCAGGGTACGCCGTTTCAGAAGCACGTCCTGGTAGAGCGAGGAGATGTTGATCCGGGTTTCCTCGCCAAGGCCTTCGGCAATACGCTTGATCTGCTCCCGCTCCCGTTCGTCTTTCTTTCCGTCGGCAAAGGCGGCCATCAGGCAGATGGTCAGAATCGCTTGCTGTTCGTGCTCGGTCATTGGGGTTCTCCTTGCGGTAAAACTAACACATCAACACCGATCCGCATACCTTCGATGCAAATCATCCACAATCCCCCGAAACTCATCCCGCAATTCCACGGGTTCCAGCACTTCCACCTGATTCCCAAACCCCAGCAGCCACCAGCGCAACTGGTCCGTATCCGCGACCGTGGCCCGGACCTCGACCCATTGCGGGTCAGCAAGCGGCGTCATGACCTGGTCCGTGCTCAGTGGCGTTTCGGTCAAGGCGCTGGCCGGGGCGCTCCGGAACAGAAAGCAGAGGCGGATATCCGGACGGCCACGGGAAAGGTCAAAGCCCTGGGAATGAATATACCCGTCCAGGTCAAACCCGTCAGGAGCAACGCAGGGGTCCGGCATGGCCTCAGCCTGGGACATCCGGTGCAGCAGAAGCTGACGAATGTCCTGGTACCCGCTGAAGGTGCAGACAACGTTTTCAATACCGTGGGCAACCTTCGGCTTGATTCTCGCAGCCTATCGATGGTCATAAATGATCTTTCCTTGCGCTGCGATCATTCGTGTCAAATCAGCAGTTGAGATGATGGTGAATCTAGAATTTTTTGGGCAACCCGGCCTGTTTAAGCACGGCATTGGCGGTATGTCTGGATTTAATGGCATTGTCCACAACGAATCGTTGCGATGAAAGAGGGCTATACCAAATTTCATGATCGCCTTTACCTTGTCGTTCAAAAAAGCAGCCGGCTTCCTGGAGGTGCTTTTTGAGGTCTGGCGTGAAATCTGCCATTAGGCATGCGCTCTTTGAGGCATAACAAAGCGCCTGCTGAAAAGTTCAAAAGGTGCGTCATCCCATGCTTCCATGGCATTGGCTTCCAGCAACTCAGGAACCATGACCGCCAACTTGGCTACAAGCCCTTCAAGCGTTTCTTCCTCTGTCGCCAGCCCCGGGACATCGTCACTGCTGGCCACCCATACCGCTGCCTCATCATCCCATTCAGCCCTGATAAAATAGGGTTTGCGGTCCATTTTAACCTCCAGTCACAAAGATACAGATAATTTTGAGCATAACAAACACCCCCAGCCTCCCATCTGTTGTCGCTGATGAACCATTCCGTCATGGTGCATCGGTATTGTTCCGCGATCACAATTCATCCCCCGGGTCCGGCGGTACATCGGGAACTCTCGACATGATGTCCTCAAAGTCCTTGCGCGAGCCCCTGGCCGTACGTTCCTTGAGATAGGTCTCCGTGGTCAGCGCGGAGACCTTCTCCGCCACCGCCGTCAAGATTAGCTGATTGATCGACACGCTCTCCTCTTTGGCGACCCTTCGCGCCATCTCGTGCAACGAGTCCGGCAGTCTCAAGCTGAGTGTACCCATTGTTCAGGATTGGGCAGTTCTCGCAATTGCCTACCTTTTTCATCAGGCATCCGAAATGTCATGTCGGCCTCGTCCCTTCCTGCTTGCATCCTCATCGTGATCATTTCATCGACCGATTCTCAATCATCGGCATACTTCGCCGGTTCTTCCCGCACCACAAGCACGTCTTCCACAGACTTTCCATCCAGAACCCGCAAGGACCAGTCTTCCAGTTGGTCCGGCTGGGCGGAGAGGATTCGTTGCTCGGCCCAGCTGGGCAGCATTCCGAATCGTTTGGCAAGAAGCTTCTGGAGCATCCGAGCTTGGCCCTGCTTTTGGCCCTGGGACAAGCCCTGGGCACGGCCCTTTTCAATTCCAATTCGTTCAATACTCGAGACGTAGGGCATCTTGTGTTCCTCCTCAATCTGAAGAATATCGTCTCCAAGTTTCTTTTCCAGTTCCGGAGGCAGGTGCATCAGCCAGTCAATAACCATGAACAAGTCCAGAATGCGTTGGCGTTCCCAGCCGCGTTGGAACAGAATCCGGATCAGCCTGAGCTTGGCCGTGTAACGGCTGGCGGGATTTTGGCGGGTTTGTTTGGTCAACAAGTGCGCAGCGGTGACCAGGGCAAAGGCGTTGTCCGATTCCAAAATCTGGTCCAGATCGTCCCGCATGTCCAGCAGTTTGACCACGGGAAAGGTCAATTGCATCCGGCAACCGAGCAGCTCGTAGCCAAAGCCTTCCGGACGCCAATCGGGCTGTTCGTCGGCCAGCACCGCCAGACTGGCCAGGGGTTGGCCATAGCGGTCAAAGAGCCGGTAGTGATAGACGAACATGCGCCGGGTGAATTCGTCCTCCGGATCGCCCTGAACCTCAATGTGAATGCAAACCCAGCTTTCGCCCCCGGCAAGCAGCCGGACCCGGACCAGCTTGTCCACGTAGCGCCGCCCGGTATCCGCGTCCCGGACCACCTGCTGGAGTTCCTTGTCCAGAAACTCGTAACCGGCCTGCCAGTCGATCCGGGCATGAATCCGAGGGAAATAGAAGGCAATGAACTCGGGAAAATAGCGTTCCAGGGCGATCTTCCAGGGGCTGTCGTAGTCGTCGTTTGGCATGGCGTGGCCTTATATACCAGTTGTCGCCGAAGGGATGACATGGACGCAGTGTGTCAGGATACATATCCCTTTCAGCTCCGATCCGCATACCTTCGATGCAAATCATCAACAATCCTCCGAAACTCATCCCGCAATTCCACGGGTTCCAACACTTCCACCTGATTCCCAAACCCCAGCAGCCACCAGCGCAACTGGTCCGTATCCGCGACCGTGGCCCGGACCTCGACCCATTGCGGGTCAGCAAGCGGCGTCATGACCTGGTCCGCGCTCAGTGGCGTTTCGGTCAAGGCGCTGGCCGGGGCGCTCCGGAACAGAAAGCAGAGGCGGATATCCGGACGGCCACGGGAAAGGTCAAAGCCCTGGGTATGAATATACCCGTCCAGGTCAAACCCGTCAGGAGCAACGCAGGGGTCCGGTATGGCCTCAGCCTGGGACATCCGGTGCAGCAGAAGCTGACGAATGTCCTGGTACCCGCTGAAGGTGCAGACGAGGTATAGCAGGCCGTTGCGCAACACCAGTCCGAGCGGATTGACGACATACTCCTTGAATGCCGTCTTGCCCCTGGATTTGTAAAGTATTCTGACCGCCCGGCCATGGAACAGCCCCTGGTGTATCCCTTCAAGGACAGTCCCCGCCACGTCCGGCATGAGCAAACGCTGACCACGCGGCAAAACCCGCACCTTGTCCGACCACGAACCGCATTTGGCCCCGGTCTCCGTCAGAACCCTGTCCGCGCATCGGAAATAGGGCATCAAAGTCTCCATGGCGGACACGGGCAAGAGCGGCTCCAGGAACATGCCCGCCAGCTTGAAAACCAGGGCGCTATGCGCGTCAATACCCGGAATATCCAACACCTCGGCTCCGGCCAGCCATTGCCAGCGGTAGGGCTTGGAAGACGTGTCGCAGTACAGGGGGAAAATCGAGGACAATGCTTCCAGATCGCGCTGCACCGTGCGGATGTCCACGGTGTAGTCGAGTGTATCCAGGGCGGAGCGGAGATCAGGCGTTGAAATGAAGGATGGGGCGCGGGGAATGCGCCGGAGCATGGCGAGGTGGCGGAGGGTAGTGGGCATGGGGAATCGTCAACGCTAGCATTGTTCA
This genomic interval from Desulfonatronum thiodismutans contains the following:
- a CDS encoding DUF1902 domain-containing protein, producing the protein MDRKPYFIRAEWDDEAAVWVASSDDVPGLATEEETLEGLVAKLAVMVPELLEANAMEAWDDAPFELFSRRFVMPQRAHA
- a CDS encoding DUF4351 domain-containing protein, coding for MPNDDYDSPWKIALERYFPEFIAFYFPRIHARIDWQAGYEFLDKELQQVVRDADTGRRYVDKLVRVRLLAGGESWVCIHIEVQGDPEDEFTRRMFVYHYRLFDRYGQPLASLAVLADEQPDWRPEGFGYELLGCRMQLTFPVVKLLDMRDDLDQILESDNAFALVTAAHLLTKQTRQNPASRYTAKLRLIRILFQRGWERQRILDLFMVIDWLMHLPPELEKKLGDDILQIEEEHKMPYVSSIERIGIEKGRAQGLSQGQKQGQARMLQKLLAKRFGMLPSWAEQRILSAQPDQLEDWSLRVLDGKSVEDVLVVREEPAKYADD
- a CDS encoding type II toxin-antitoxin system HicA family toxin, with the translated sequence MADFTPDLKKHLQEAGCFFERQGKGDHEIWYSPLSSQRFVVDNAIKSRHTANAVLKQAGLPKKF
- a CDS encoding helix-turn-helix transcriptional regulator, whose product is MPTTLRHLAMLRRIPRAPSFISTPDLRSALDTLDYTVDIRTVQRDLEALSSIFPLYCDTSSKPYRWQWLAGAEVLDIPGIDAHSALVFKLAGMFLEPLLPVSAMETLMPYFRCADRVLTETGAKCGSWSDKVRVLPRGQRLLMPDVAGTVLEGIHQGLFHGRAVRILYKSRGKTAFKEYVVNPLGLVLRNGLLYLVCTFSGYQDIRQLLLHRMSQAEAIPDPCVAPDGFDLDGYIHTQGFDLSRGRPDIRLCFLFRSAPASALTETPLSADQVMTPLADPQWVEVRATVADTDQLRWWLLGFGNQVEVLEPVELRDEFRRIVDDLHRRYADRS
- a CDS encoding WYL domain-containing protein encodes the protein MSQAEAMPDPCVAPDGFDLDGYIHSQGFDLSRGRPDIRLCFLFRSAPASALTETPLSTDQVMTPLADPQWVEVRATVADTDQLRWWLLGFGNQVEVLEPVELRDEFRGIVDDLHRRYADRC
- a CDS encoding YcjF family protein, translated to MTEHEQQAILTICLMAAFADGKKDEREREQIKRIAEGLGEETRINISSLYQDVLLKRRTLDDAVADLSTPEARQLAYEMAVCVCDADGVNTEAEVAFLERLRSALGLDAQAATAFASEAAEIAEYSFETETEPLPAVADKPRANTAELDKMILNTAILNGALELLPQSLSSMAILPLQMKMVYKVGKAYGFELDRGHIKDFAATLGIGLTGQYVEQMGRKLLGGILKKVGGGLLGGLGSAATGSAFSFATTYALGQVAKEYYASGRSISMDQLKQIFSSLLEQGKAMQSNYAGEIQQRASTVDTRQIAGLIRGA
- a CDS encoding toxin-antitoxin system HicB family antitoxin yields the protein MGTLSLRLPDSLHEMARRVAKEESVSINQLILTAVAEKVSALTTETYLKERTARGSRKDFEDIMSRVPDVPPDPGDEL